The genomic region AGTTCCTGGAAAGAGAGCTCCAGCCatcctgccaggtcacctgttTGGAAAGCATCCGCATCCTGTCCCGGGACAAATACTGCCTTGACCCTTTCACCACCAAGGAAGGGTTGAAGACCCTCTCTAGGCACGCTGGCATCGATTACTCAGAGGAACTCATCCGGGAGGTCCCAGACTTGGATGTCATCCTGGAATCCCTCAAATGTCTCTGCAACATCGTCTTCAGCAGCCCTCGGGCACAGGAGCTGACAGCTGAGGCTCGGCTGGTGGTGGGCCTGGCCAAGCGCATCAAACTGTACAACGAGAGGAGCCTTCCTCACGAGGTCAAGTTCTTCGACCTGCGCCTCCTGTTCCTGCTGACGGCGCTGCGAGTGGACATCCGACAGCAGCTGGCCCAAGAGCTCAGGGGCATCGGCCTGATGACAGACACCCTGGAGCTGACTCTTGGTGTAAAGTGGATGGACCCCTACGAAGTTGCCACCGAGGAGGGACTTCTCCCACCTTTGCCTCGGCAAGAGACAGAGCGAGCCATGGAGATCCTCAAAGTGCTCTTCAATATCACCTTTGATTCCAGCAAGAGGGAGGTAGATGAGGTAAGCTCCTTGATATTGCACCACACTACATCTGCGTGTTTCCAGGCTATGGCCTGACtactctttttctcctctgcttgcaTTTCCTCGTAGTAGATACTagcccccaggcagcccccagTTACATGTAAGGGTAGCAAGAGATGTGTGTGTCTGGACCTTTTTCTGTAGTGCACTGCCTCTATCTGATGCATTAAGgctttttcagcattaaaatCTGAAAGTTGGGCATTTTTCCCTCCTAATGACATGATTGTTGCCCAAGTGGGAGAGCAGAGCCCCCAGATAACTCCTTTCTGGGTGAAAGGGTGGCCTCTTGCCTTTTCACCGCTGGACAATGTCAGAGGAAGGTTAGAATCGTTCTCTGATTCTAAGGGCTGATGGAGAGCGTCTCTGGTTAATCCACGGGCCTGCTTTTGGGCCTCTTCCAGCCCTCGTACTCAGTGTTGTAGAGTGATGGGAAAGGTATTGGGCAGCAGGAAGACTGTTGACATCAGCAGGGGAATTTGGAGCATATTTCCCCTTAAACACCCTGCTGCCGGTTGttggagggagggatgggaatGCGGGTTGCAGGGGCAGCAGGCTTTGGGTTGTGGAGGATCCCTTTTTCTGATCgaggttttcattttctattttgggGCCAGGAAGATGCTGCTTTGTACCGGCACTTGGGTGCCCTCCTGCGCCACTGCCTCATGATTTCTGCTGACGGAGAGGACCGAACGGAGGAGTTCCACAGGTCTGTTAGATAACTAGATAATGATCCTCGCAGAAACAGACCTGaagcctccccagggcaggCCCTGCCTGACCTTGGCATTACCATCCTTTGCTTGTATGGTGATTGTTAAGGTCACTTCTGACAAACAGGCATCTTTGGTCCAGCCTGCAGGTTCCTCGTGCTGCTAGAATTCCAAAACAGCCCTGCCCTTTGCAGTCAAATTATGTGCGCTGATACCACAGCCTCCTGTTTACAGGAGGAAATGTTTTGTCTGAGCCTGCCTGACTGCAAGGGTCATATTCAGTGTCATGTGCCAGGTCTTTTCAATGGTGCTACCCACTTCAGTGAGCCAGAGCAGATCTATTCTGCCTTAATTAAAGAGTCCCTGGTCTGGCCTTAATTAACTGTCTGTCTCCTGAGCCATGCTGAGAAATTGTCTGTGCCACACTGCTAAGCTTTATTGGTCCAGGAGTGTCAGTTTTGAGCAAGTGGCACCATCCTGTCCACAGGAAGACCATAGCGGGAGGTATCCTGAATGTGGTGTTGCAGTGGCCATCAGGATACGAATGAGTGATGGAGGTCCTAGGTACAACCCTCGGCCACCCAGGTTGGTCCTACTTGGCCTCTGTGTCAAGATCCATAGCTTCTCATTTGTCACTGAAGTCTTTTTGGACTTCCAGCAAGTTGTTCAGCTGTAcaaaaaagcagtttcatttattttcattcacacTTCTCACACTCCTGGAAGTTAGTAATGAACCTTAATTTCTGGATAGCTGAAGAATTTCTATGAACAAAAATCCCCGATTGTGtgttcacttttcttctttcacgTGTTCAGCCATACAGTTAATCTTTTGGGCAACCTGCCCCTGAAATGTCTGGATGTCCTTCTGACCCCAAAAGTCCGGCCAGGCTCGCTTGAGTACATGGGTGTCAACATGGATGCAGTCAACATCCTGTTGGATTTCCTAGAACGTCGCCTCGACAGGGTAAGTTGAGAGGCTGCTGTGCAGAGTTCTTGGCTGCTTGTTTTCACAAGTTCACTGCAGGGCACCTTCCCTGCATTCAGCCTTGAAAAGCCCAGCGCCGACACGTTGTGTCAAAACCACAGGAGCGCCAGCAAGGCACGGTTACTTTGGAGCTAGTGCTTTACAGAAGTGGCTGTTTTTAGCAGAAGCAAAACCATTATAGTTGGTAGGACTGAAACAATATCTGCGAACTGGGAGGGTCACTGTGTCATTGCTGCTACTGCAGGTAGTGAGATCGGTTGAGCAGCAAATGGTTAGCTGGGTGATTAAAATATAAGTGCTCGGTTTCACTCAAGTAAATGGTGATTTGCTGGGCAGCTTAATGGTTTGGATGCAGCCAAATTGTTTGATGGGTTTTTCTGACACTCTCTGAGCAGTCTGCTGTCTGAGGACTGGCAGTCATGCTCTTATTTATCAAGGCCATTCATCTTTCTTCACTCCTCCCGAGCCCCTTGTGCTCTTTTGTTCCTCTGCTTCTGAAAGCCTGAATTTGCATTATTACTGAGCTGGCGGTGGTTTGCTGTCTCTGGAGTTATTCCAAAAGTCCTCCAAATTTTACCGCCACACTTCTCTGTGCTAGAAGCTCTGCACGACTATTTCTAgcgctgctgtgctgcagagcagggctcgGAAAGCCTGAGGGGTTAGAGGAGTGATGAAGCACTGAAACTCCTGTTGCAGAGGCTGGAATTGCCTCAGTGTCCATCTGTTTCCTTGCCACTCGATACTCGTGATGTTTACCACAAGCCAGAGAAATTGAGCTGAACAAGCCAGAGAAATGTGACTGACATGTTGCTCGTTTTTGTGAACGCTTCTCCAGGGACACAAGCTGAAGGAGAGTTTGACCCCTGTGCTGAACCTGCTGACTGAGAGCGCCCGAGTCCACCGCCAGACAAGGAAGTTCCTGAAGGCAAAGGTACTCCATGGTTTCAATTAAAAGTCAACTAAAAGTCAAGTGATGCTGAACAGCAAGCTGCCTAAATATTGCCATCCAAGGAGAGTATTAGGTTCTGACATGTTGGGGGTTGAAGCCCATGATACCTACAGTGTTTTTTCTACTCACTCTGTGGGTTTATTAGATTTAATTGATTTGTAAAGTGCATGTACTTTTTTCCCTGCATGACCAGCTGTTCCAGGTCCACTGACCACCCTTCACTGTGGCCTTGTAGGTGCTGCCTCCGCTCCGGGATGTGAAGAATCGTCCGGAGGTGGGGAACTCGCTGCGGAACAAGCTGGTGCGTTTGATGACCCACATCGACACCGACGTGAAACACTGCGCAGCAGAGTTTCTTTTTGTGCTCTGCAAGGAGAGTGGTGAGTCACAGGGACTTGTCACAGGCTTTGGTGAGAGGGAGTCCTGCAGCCTGGCCTCTGGGCAAGTCAGAGTGTGGGATGGGTGGCTCTGCAGACACCAGGAACCTCTGTCTTCCCTTGGGCTGGATGCATTAGATAGGGAAAAGAGTGGAGTTTCCAAGGGCTTGCTGTCTGTCATGGCAGTGGTGACAGGAAAGCTCTCCTGGAGGACACCCTGACACCCTGAAGATAGCCTGACCTGCTTTCAGACTCCCCCCACACCTCGTGTGTGTTGTCCCTGCCGTTCCTGGTGCATGGTGTGGGAGGCTTGCTCCCTGTCACTGGCTTCACAGAAACACTGGCATTTCTGCGTCTCCATGGCCTTAAACCAATCTTGCTGTCAGAGCATGGAGGAGCAGGCGGGGctggagaggcaggagggaaaaCACAGGGTGTTCTGTCTCTGTCCTCCCTTTAGTGTCGCGGTTTGTGAAGTACACAGGCTATGGGAACGCAGCTGGGCTCCTGGCAGCGCGAGGCCTCATGGCTGGTGGTCGGGAAGAGGGAGAGTACTCAGAAGATGAAGACACCGACACAGAAGAGTACAAAGAGGCAAAGCCCAAGTACAGAACTCTGCTCCCCCTCTGTAGCACCCTTACTCCTACACCTCCTTCCCATTCCGTTGT from Anser cygnoides isolate HZ-2024a breed goose chromosome 5, Taihu_goose_T2T_genome, whole genome shotgun sequence harbors:
- the RIC8A gene encoding synembryn-A is translated as MELGTVVATVENGEQDTVLKVLQIYNREKSQCFTFDDEEREERKKMAQLLIKFLERELQPSCQVTCLESIRILSRDKYCLDPFTTKEGLKTLSRHAGIDYSEELIREVPDLDVILESLKCLCNIVFSSPRAQELTAEARLVVGLAKRIKLYNERSLPHEVKFFDLRLLFLLTALRVDIRQQLAQELRGIGLMTDTLELTLGVKWMDPYEVATEEGLLPPLPRQETERAMEILKVLFNITFDSSKREVDEEDAALYRHLGALLRHCLMISADGEDRTEEFHSHTVNLLGNLPLKCLDVLLTPKVRPGSLEYMGVNMDAVNILLDFLERRLDRGHKLKESLTPVLNLLTESARVHRQTRKFLKAKVLPPLRDVKNRPEVGNSLRNKLVRLMTHIDTDVKHCAAEFLFVLCKESVSRFVKYTGYGNAAGLLAARGLMAGGREEGEYSEDEDTDTEEYKEAKPNINPVTGRVEEKLPNPMEGMTEEQKEYEAMKLVNMFDKLSREQVIQPMGITPSGNLAPMENAIRDMADERSSSDSDLGLD